One Paraburkholderia caballeronis genomic window, CAGGTGCACGGCGGCTACGGCTACACGCGCGAATACAACGTCGAGCAGTTCTATCGCGACAACCGGCTGAACCCGATCCACGAGGGCACGCACGGCATCCAGGGACTCGACCTGCTCGGCCGCAAGGTGCTGGTCGAGGACGGCGCGGCGCTGCGGCTGCTGGCCGGACGCATCCAGGCGACGATCGACCGCGCGCGCGCGCTCGACGACGCCGCGCAGCAAACGCAGGCCCAGGCGCTCGCCCAGGCGGTGCGGCGGCTCGCGGACGTGACGCGCCGGCTGTGGTCCGCCGACGACCCGGCGGTGACGCTCGCGAACGCGTCCGTGTATCTGGAAGCGTTCGGGCACGTCGTGCTCGCATGGATCTGGCTCGAACAGGCGCTTGCCGCCCTCGCGGTGCTGCCGGCCGCGAGCGACACGGACGCCGATTTCTATCGCGGCAAACTCGCCGCCGCGCAGTATTTCTTCGCGTGGGAGTTGCCGAAGACCGCGCAGCAGTTCGATCTGCTTGCATCGCTCGACAGGACCACGCTGGAGATGCGGGATCAGTGGTTCTAGACGCACCATGCTGGCGGCGTTACGGTTACGTGGTCGCCGGCGCAGACCGGATGATCCGTCGGATGCGGAAGCCCCTTAACGCAAACTCACGGCAAAAATCCGGCAGGTCAGTAGTGGGACACGAATTGATCGAGACGCTTGATCAGTTGCCTGACCGAGCCGAACGAGCCGCGACGTATGGCCTTGCCGGCGATCAACGCAAAGAAGCGTTCCACCTGGTTAAGCCACGAACTACAAGCGGGGATGAAATGCATGCGCCACCGAGGCCGCGCGGCCAGCCATGCCTTGACTTTGGGATGCTTGTGGGCACTGTAGTTGTCAACGATGCAGTGCACGTCGAGAGCTTCCGGGACCGCCTTGTCGATCTCACGCAGGAACGACGGAAACTTCTGATGTCGGTGACGCGGCTTGCAGGTGGCCAGCACCGCGCCGTTGACCACGTTCAGGGCCGCAAACAGCGTGGTGGTGCCGTGGGCATGCGTTCATCGATGAGCCGTCGCGGCGATTGTTAGGATAATGCGCCGACCGAAAGCCTGTGGGGTTCGCTGAAGGTCGCACGACTGCACGGTCGGCACTTCGCGACGCGGCGTGCCGCGATGGATGAAATCATCGACTGGCTTGGCTTCTACAATGCCCGCCGACTGCATTCGACATTGAACTACGTCAGCCCCATGACGTTCGAGAAGAATTGGGCCGCCGCTCAGCGAGGGCGAGCGGCCTGATGGCTTCAGCTATGGGATAACTGGCGTCTGGATGCGAGGCCACCCGTCCGGTGTAACGAACAGTCTTGCGATTTTCACTGTGCCGGACGCGTCTTCTGTGCGTCGCCCGCGGCAACAAGATCATTGCCCACCAGTTCAAGCTTCAGCGGATCATCTGGCGACAGGCTCTTCTTCGGAAACACCCGGCGCCATGTGGTGGCACCGGTCGGATCCCGGAAGAACGCCACCACCGCAACATACTGCGTATCGGTCTTCATCGGCTGGGTGACGTTCACCGCGCCCCCCGGCGTCACGATGACACTGGTCATATCCTGAAGATCCTGGCCAAGCACCGTGCGGTCATTGTCCAGAAGATCGTAGTACGACGCAGCATCCAGACCCTTCCAGTCCTTGAGCTGGTAGATCCGCACGGCAACCGAGAACGGCTGGGTGCCCGAGGTACTGTTCAGTGCCGGGCGCGCGCTCAGGTCGATATTGAGCGTCTTGACCGTCTTGTGGAACACCGCGTTGTACGCGTTTGCCGTACCGTCCGACACGGATTGCCACGCGCCACACGCCGACAGGATGAGGCACAGACCCGCTGTGGCCATTACAGGAAATATCCGCACGGTTCCTCCGTGATTCATGGGTTCAGTGAGTTGTAGCGGCCCAGATTGATCGTGACCGTCTGGTTTGCCGCAGGAGTGAGTAGTGCGGTCCAGGCCAGCCGCGGCCGATGCACACCAGCTGGCGCGGCACCGCCTGTCAGGGTAAGGGTAGGCGCAGCGGTTGCAGGAATCTCCATGCGCAATATTGCGTCGGACCTGTTGCCGAGATAGAGGCCGACCAGACGCATCAGATCCTCATGGAATACCTCGCCCGGTAGTAGCGCATGCGCCTGGGTGTTATCGAGCGGCCGGATCGTCACGAGAATCGCCTGCGAGCGATCCAGTACGCGGGAGCCGAGCACATGGCCATCACCCAGGCCGCTCAAAGGAGGACCGTTGGCACGTCGGGCGCGCCGTCCCGCAGTCAGCCCCTGCTGCTGGCCGGCTGGCGTCCACTGCGGGTAGAACTCGCGCACCGTGACCTTCGCGCCATCGAGCAGATGCGTTACAACGCCCTCCAAGCCTTCGGCCGGGCGCGTGCGCTGCATGAAGAGCCCGACCAGAGCCAGAAGTCGCGACGGCGCCAAGCCGGATTTGCCGGCCGGATCCCCGATACCCAGTCCTGCCAGCGACAGGAGATATTTCGAGATCTCGTCGGTACCGCCCGGGCGGAAATTGACCGGGTAGTGATACTTGAGCCAGGCCCGGTAAAGCAGCGTGACGATGCGATGGTTGAAGATGTCGAGAAAGGCCGTCACCTTCTCGTGCCCTTCCTTGCGCAGCACGATGTCGTCGATCAGGTGCGGCGGCATCGCCGCATCCACGCCGTAGAGGCCAAGGAAAGTGGTCTGCACCAACGGCAGCGCATCCTCGTCCTCCTCGTCGAACGCCACACCCGCAACTTCGGATCCCGGAAACCCAACCCTTGCGCGCGGCTGAAAGCGCACCGGCTCATGCTCGGGTGTGTCCTGGGTTCCGAAGCCGGGTTTGTCAGGCGTCTGCAATTCGAGCAAGCGCAGCAGCTGGAACACATTCATCTGCGGCGCCGCGGACAGCAGTGCGCGGACAAACGGCGCGAGCTTTGGCCGACGGATCCGCATGGTATTCATCCCGCTCATAGCGGCGACCTGTCCGACTTGCTCGCCGGCCACTCGATGCGCTCCTGCGAGGGGAGGCTGACGATCACGAGCTGCGTGAAGTGATTCACGTCGGCATAGAGTTCGAAGAAGCGGTGCAACATCTCGCCGAAGAGCATCATGTCACCCTCGCCGGCAAACGCGTGGCTGTCGAGCGTCACCTCGATCAGCGTGCCCCGCTCCACGGCGCCCTGCATCACCTTGCGCAGGCCCTTGCGGATGACCTTCTGGATGCCGTCGAGGCGTCGCCGGTTCATCTCGCCATTGGTCCAGTCGTACAGCGCGAGTGTGCCACGCAGGATTTCCGCGTCGAGCTGCGACAGGTAGTTCGGGGCGAGATGGGAAAGAATGCGCCATTGATAGCGGTCACCCGTCGGCGGATGTAGCGGCAGCGTGGGCGACACGAGATTGCGAACGCGTGCGACGTTCGAGATCCCCTTGCCCATCTCGTTGATGCCGGCTTCACGCAGGCTCTTGCGGGGCAGCATGCCGTTCGTGCCCGTGACGCGCAGCGACAGCGTTTCGCGCGGCAGCGCCTCGGCGTTCTCCCACGCCTGGCCGCCAAGCACCAGCCACGTTTCGTAGAGCCCCTTTACGCCCTGCTGGACACGCGTGTGGTAGTAGCGCTCAGGCGCCTCGTGCCGGAGCATGCCGCCCCGGTGCTTGAAACTTGAGAACGGCACATAATCGACACGGTCACCGGTCAGGTGGTCATGCGCGTCGACCGCATCAACCGAGTACGTTTCGACGTGCTCGCCGTGGCGCAGCCGTGGCCGCACGACATAGGACGTCGCGTGATGGTCAACGCGGATCGGCTCGGCGTCCATGCGGAAAAGGTTGATGATCGGCGTGCAGAACAACCGGATGTTCTTTTCCGAAAAACGCAGCTCGGACGGATAGGTTTGATTCAGCACCACCTCGACTTCGAACTCGGTCACGCTCGGCGCGAGCGCGGCGAGATCGATGCCGTGGAGGTCAAGGAAAAGGAACTTCTCGGTGAAGCTGAAGTATTCGAGGAGGAGCTGATAGCCGCCAAAGGAATTATCGGCCTTGGGCCACAGGCGCTCGTCGGCGCCGAATCCGGCCGTCGCGAAGTAAGCGTCCGGCAACGAACGCGGTTCGCCATCGCGCACGGAAGGAAGGCGCAACAGGATGTCGTCGACATGACGGGTCAGTGCCAGGTGCAGGGCCGTGGCCACCGGCCGGTCGGCGTTCAGATAGAGTCGCAGATGCGAAACGCTAAGCGTGTTCTGTCGCGACTGTGCTTCGATCTGGAACGTCAGTCGAATGGTCGAGCGCCCGTCTTCCCGCATGCCCGCACTGGCCGACTTCAACTGCAGCGGCAGCAGGTCCACTGGCCACGTCGTGCGGTAGGTGCACCGGGTGCCGTCCGGGCCAATCGGATCGGAGCGCACCTCGATATCCGCCGGAATCGTCTCGCGCTTCTGCAGCGTGCCAAAGTCGGGGACGAGCTCGAGGATGGAGAGCGAAGGAAGCGTGCGCAGATAGTGTGGCCAGAGCAGGCTCACCAGTGCCTCGGTGATCTCCGGCAGTTCGTCATCGAGTTTCTGGCGCAGGCGCCCGATCATAAAGGCGAAGCCTTCGAACAGGCGTTCGACGTAGGGGTCGCGCTCGCCCACGCGATCGAGATTGAGCATCCGTGCGCGATCCGGATTCGCTTTCGCAAACTCCCGACCGGCCTCGGTCAGATAGCGCATCTCGGATTCGTAATAGCGCAGCGTGGAATCGTCGTCCATGCAATTTTTCCTGGGTATCTTTTTACAGAACGGCGATGGCCCGGGCGGGATCGAGGACGGTCATTTCGTGGCCGAGCTTTTCGATCTGGCGGGTGATGGCCGGCTTGTCGGCATCCTTGCGGTTCATGGATGCCTTGAGCGTCTTGAGCAGCTGGTGCTTGACCTTGAACGTCAGCGATGGCTCCCATCCGGCGAGCCGGAACTGAGGGCCACCGGCGTCCAGCTCGGCCAGCAGGCGAAGGCAGATATCCGGTCGGCTGGCATTGTCTGCGAC contains:
- the tssG gene encoding type VI secretion system baseplate subunit TssG produces the protein MAGEQVGQVAAMSGMNTMRIRRPKLAPFVRALLSAAPQMNVFQLLRLLELQTPDKPGFGTQDTPEHEPVRFQPRARVGFPGSEVAGVAFDEEDEDALPLVQTTFLGLYGVDAAMPPHLIDDIVLRKEGHEKVTAFLDIFNHRIVTLLYRAWLKYHYPVNFRPGGTDEISKYLLSLAGLGIGDPAGKSGLAPSRLLALVGLFMQRTRPAEGLEGVVTHLLDGAKVTVREFYPQWTPAGQQQGLTAGRRARRANGPPLSGLGDGHVLGSRVLDRSQAILVTIRPLDNTQAHALLPGEVFHEDLMRLVGLYLGNRSDAILRMEIPATAAPTLTLTGGAAPAGVHRPRLAWTALLTPAANQTVTINLGRYNSLNP
- the tssJ gene encoding type VI secretion system lipoprotein TssJ yields the protein MATAGLCLILSACGAWQSVSDGTANAYNAVFHKTVKTLNIDLSARPALNSTSGTQPFSVAVRIYQLKDWKGLDAASYYDLLDNDRTVLGQDLQDMTSVIVTPGGAVNVTQPMKTDTQYVAVVAFFRDPTGATTWRRVFPKKSLSPDDPLKLELVGNDLVAAGDAQKTRPAQ
- the tssF gene encoding type VI secretion system baseplate subunit TssF, translating into MDDDSTLRYYESEMRYLTEAGREFAKANPDRARMLNLDRVGERDPYVERLFEGFAFMIGRLRQKLDDELPEITEALVSLLWPHYLRTLPSLSILELVPDFGTLQKRETIPADIEVRSDPIGPDGTRCTYRTTWPVDLLPLQLKSASAGMREDGRSTIRLTFQIEAQSRQNTLSVSHLRLYLNADRPVATALHLALTRHVDDILLRLPSVRDGEPRSLPDAYFATAGFGADERLWPKADNSFGGYQLLLEYFSFTEKFLFLDLHGIDLAALAPSVTEFEVEVVLNQTYPSELRFSEKNIRLFCTPIINLFRMDAEPIRVDHHATSYVVRPRLRHGEHVETYSVDAVDAHDHLTGDRVDYVPFSSFKHRGGMLRHEAPERYYHTRVQQGVKGLYETWLVLGGQAWENAEALPRETLSLRVTGTNGMLPRKSLREAGINEMGKGISNVARVRNLVSPTLPLHPPTGDRYQWRILSHLAPNYLSQLDAEILRGTLALYDWTNGEMNRRRLDGIQKVIRKGLRKVMQGAVERGTLIEVTLDSHAFAGEGDMMLFGEMLHRFFELYADVNHFTQLVIVSLPSQERIEWPASKSDRSPL